One window of the Labilibaculum sp. genome contains the following:
- the proS gene encoding proline--tRNA ligase encodes MAKVLTSRSENYSQWYNDLVIKADLAENSPVRGCMIIKPYGYAIWEKIQAQLDRMFKETGHQNAYFPLLIPKSFLSKEADHVEGFAKECAVVTHYRLKNDPNGKGVIVDPDAKLEEELIIRPTSETIIWSTYKNWIQSYRDLPILCNQWANVMRWEMRTRLFLRTSEFLWQEGHTAHATKEEALIETKQMVDIYGEFAEKWMSVPVLKGHKTESERFAGALDTYCIEALMQDGKALQAGTSHFLGQNFAKAFDVKFTNKEGKEDYVWATSWGVSTRLMGALVMAHSDDNGLVLPPKLAPIQVVIVPIYRKAEELEKIAETINPIVAKLKAKGISVKFDDSDNRKPGWKFAEYELKGVPVRLAIGARDLENGTIELARRDTLTKETVSIEGVEDLIENLMEEIQNSIFQKALDFRTEKTTKVDTYEEFKELLESKTGFFLAHWDGTAETEEKIQTETKATIRCIPFEGDGEEGVCMVTGKPSKQRVVFAKSY; translated from the coding sequence ATGGCAAAAGTTTTAACCAGTAGAAGCGAAAATTATTCGCAATGGTATAATGACTTGGTGATCAAGGCAGATTTAGCAGAAAACTCTCCTGTAAGGGGATGTATGATTATTAAACCTTATGGCTATGCTATTTGGGAAAAGATACAGGCTCAATTGGATAGAATGTTCAAGGAGACAGGTCATCAAAATGCATATTTTCCTCTTTTAATTCCTAAATCATTTTTGAGTAAGGAAGCTGATCATGTGGAAGGTTTTGCAAAGGAATGTGCAGTGGTAACTCATTACCGTTTGAAAAATGATCCGAACGGAAAAGGAGTGATTGTTGATCCGGATGCTAAGTTGGAGGAAGAGTTAATTATTCGGCCAACTTCTGAAACGATTATTTGGAGTACTTATAAAAACTGGATTCAATCGTACCGCGACTTACCAATTCTTTGTAATCAGTGGGCGAATGTTATGCGTTGGGAAATGCGGACCCGTTTATTTTTGCGTACATCAGAATTTTTATGGCAAGAAGGCCATACGGCACATGCAACTAAAGAAGAGGCATTGATCGAGACCAAACAAATGGTTGATATTTACGGTGAATTTGCCGAGAAATGGATGTCTGTTCCCGTGTTAAAGGGACATAAAACAGAATCTGAGCGTTTTGCAGGAGCATTGGATACTTATTGTATTGAAGCCTTAATGCAGGATGGTAAAGCTCTTCAGGCAGGAACATCTCACTTTTTAGGACAGAATTTTGCAAAAGCATTTGATGTAAAATTTACTAACAAAGAAGGCAAAGAGGATTATGTTTGGGCAACTTCATGGGGGGTTTCAACTCGTTTAATGGGTGCTTTGGTAATGGCTCACTCCGATGATAATGGTTTGGTTTTGCCTCCAAAACTGGCTCCTATTCAGGTGGTAATTGTACCTATTTACCGCAAAGCTGAAGAGTTGGAGAAAATTGCAGAAACTATAAATCCTATTGTTGCAAAACTAAAAGCCAAAGGCATTTCAGTTAAATTCGATGATAGCGATAATCGCAAGCCGGGATGGAAATTTGCTGAATACGAATTAAAGGGTGTACCTGTTCGTTTGGCAATTGGTGCCCGCGATTTGGAGAATGGAACCATCGAGTTGGCCCGTCGTGATACCCTAACAAAAGAAACAGTTTCTATTGAAGGTGTAGAAGATTTGATTGAAAATTTAATGGAAGAAATTCAGAATAGTATTTTCCAGAAAGCATTAGATTTTAGAACAGAAAAAACGACTAAAGTGGATACTTACGAAGAGTTCAAGGAACTTTTGGAAAGCAAAACCGGATTTTTCCTTGCTCACTGGGATGGTACAGCCGAAACAGAAGAGAAAATTCAAACGGAGACTAAAGCAACAATTCGCTGTATTCCTTTCGAAGGAGATGGAGAAGAAGGGGTTTGTATGGTAACCGGTAAACCTTCAAAGCAAAGAGTGGTATTCGCAAAATCTTATTAA
- a CDS encoding outer membrane protein transport protein: protein MKRYTFLLILSLIAGTSYSQSVDNALKYSRQEFNGTARSTAMGGAFGALGGDFSSLSINPAGIGVYRSSEFTFTPSIEYTESKNNGFSEDKYSFTIGNVGYVASFIPRIAPEKGWQNFNFGIGYNRIANFNREGYLFNLNSGTSLLDKWAELAAGNSPDNLYSFEEKLAYDTYLINNDDDLNYQSVLFGNDRMDQQKRVDEKGYIGEYVVSFGANYGHKLYLGATVGIQDLYHKSTTSYSEFSLADNITSLNEFTFNEYMTTSGVGVNFKFGAIYKVTNSLRLGAAIHTPTFYNLDETYDTSVSSEFDPNIPDAFPEDGEAYHAYESEFVSRTSYDFETPFRTILSAAYLFGQKGVLSVDYEMIDYSNAEFNDSDAGDLMNENQDIANSYRSTSNLRIGAEYRLTPNISIRGGYAKIGDPYKSFIDEGYNTYSAGFGIKQNNFFFDMAYQYKEYDEDFVIYSGSNDIISLNNTNHQVRMTFGFKF from the coding sequence ATGAAACGATATACTTTTTTGCTCATCTTGTCCCTAATAGCAGGAACTTCATATTCTCAGAGTGTAGATAATGCACTAAAATATTCGAGACAAGAATTTAACGGAACTGCGCGTTCAACCGCCATGGGTGGTGCTTTCGGTGCCTTAGGAGGCGACTTTTCAAGCCTAAGTATAAATCCTGCAGGTATCGGTGTTTACAGAAGTTCAGAATTTACATTTACTCCTTCCATTGAATATACTGAATCAAAAAACAATGGTTTTTCTGAGGATAAGTATAGTTTTACCATAGGGAATGTTGGCTATGTAGCTAGTTTTATTCCAAGAATAGCACCTGAAAAAGGATGGCAAAATTTCAACTTTGGGATTGGCTACAACCGAATTGCTAATTTCAATAGAGAAGGTTATTTATTCAATTTAAATTCAGGAACATCATTGCTTGATAAATGGGCCGAATTGGCCGCTGGCAATTCTCCAGACAATCTGTACTCTTTTGAAGAAAAACTTGCTTACGACACTTACCTAATCAATAATGATGATGATTTAAACTATCAATCGGTGCTCTTCGGAAATGATCGTATGGATCAGCAAAAAAGGGTTGACGAGAAAGGATACATTGGCGAATATGTAGTGTCTTTTGGTGCTAATTACGGACACAAATTGTACTTAGGAGCAACTGTTGGAATTCAAGACCTATACCACAAATCAACAACCTCTTATTCAGAATTTTCCCTTGCTGATAACATTACATCATTGAATGAATTTACTTTTAATGAATACATGACAACATCTGGTGTCGGTGTTAACTTTAAATTTGGAGCTATTTATAAAGTCACAAACAGTTTGAGATTAGGTGCAGCAATTCACACACCTACATTTTATAATCTTGACGAAACTTACGATACATCAGTAAGTTCAGAATTTGATCCAAATATTCCTGATGCATTTCCTGAAGACGGGGAAGCATATCATGCCTACGAGTCGGAGTTTGTATCAAGAACCAGTTATGATTTTGAAACTCCATTCAGAACAATCCTTAGTGCCGCTTATTTATTCGGACAAAAAGGCGTACTTAGTGTAGATTACGAAATGATTGACTACTCTAATGCCGAATTTAACGATAGTGACGCTGGAGATTTGATGAACGAAAATCAAGACATTGCAAACTCATACCGGTCAACTTCTAATTTAAGAATTGGTGCCGAATACCGACTTACACCTAACATAAGTATACGCGGAGGATACGCTAAAATTGGAGATCCTTACAAAAGTTTTATTGATGAAGGTTACAACACTTACTCTGCAGGTTTTGGAATTAAACAGAACAACTTCTTCTTTGATATGGCCTATCAATATAAAGAGTACGATGAAGATTTTGTTATCTACTCAGGCAGTAATGATATCATAAGCCTGAACAATACAAACCATCAGGTTCGAATGACCTTTGGATTCAAATTTTAA
- a CDS encoding IS1182 family transposase, producing the protein MKLVPQKSHFKAYHQNQMILFPPSLSDFISSEHPVRTISSIIDGVQIDRILEKYSYTGAKAYHPKMMLKLLVYSYLCNVYSSRKIEQAASENVHFMWLSGMQKPDHNTIARFRSSRLKGVLKEVFSQVVLLLVDSGHIDLQTIYVDGTKIEANANKFSFVWGKAIQKNIQRMKDRLGELWDYTEQVAKSDLANVSKPDLSDVDPEKIEQTIETINEALRDKKVDAKKRRQLNYAKKNYADNLRKNEQKLKILEERNSYSKTDPDATFMRMKDDYMQNGQLKPGYNLQFSTQNQFIVNYSNHNNPTDTKTFIPHMKEVQQLYPDKLNSVCADSGYGSEENYEFLEAEGLTSFVKYNYFHKEQKKGAKTYCEFHPNNLFYDSKQDIYYCPMGQVMNLKKIKKEKSQAGHFKTIHVYQAQNCNGCPLRGMCHKAKGNRTIQINHRLNELRSKAREHLTSEEGLKHRSQRPVDVEAAFGNLKHNKGFKRFLLRGKEKVEIEMGLLALAINLKKMNSRKVA; encoded by the coding sequence ATGAAATTAGTCCCTCAAAAATCTCATTTCAAAGCCTATCATCAAAACCAGATGATTCTTTTTCCGCCTTCTCTCTCGGATTTCATATCATCTGAACACCCTGTTCGTACCATCAGCAGTATTATTGATGGTGTCCAGATAGATCGTATCCTTGAAAAATACAGTTATACGGGAGCAAAGGCCTATCATCCCAAAATGATGCTTAAGTTATTAGTTTATTCCTATTTGTGTAATGTATATTCCTCTCGAAAAATAGAGCAGGCGGCATCAGAAAATGTACATTTCATGTGGTTGTCAGGGATGCAAAAGCCAGATCACAATACGATTGCCCGCTTTAGAAGCAGTCGATTAAAAGGTGTTTTAAAGGAAGTGTTCAGTCAAGTAGTCCTGTTACTGGTAGATTCCGGACATATTGATCTACAAACCATATATGTCGATGGCACCAAGATCGAGGCCAATGCAAATAAGTTTTCGTTTGTTTGGGGTAAAGCCATTCAAAAGAATATCCAACGCATGAAGGATCGGTTGGGGGAACTTTGGGATTATACAGAGCAGGTAGCCAAATCGGATTTAGCAAATGTAAGTAAGCCCGATTTAAGTGATGTTGATCCAGAAAAAATAGAGCAGACCATTGAGACAATTAATGAGGCCTTGAGGGATAAGAAAGTGGATGCTAAGAAACGCCGGCAACTCAACTATGCCAAGAAGAATTATGCTGATAATCTCCGAAAAAACGAGCAAAAGCTAAAGATATTGGAAGAGCGAAATAGTTATTCAAAAACGGATCCGGATGCAACCTTTATGCGAATGAAGGATGACTATATGCAAAATGGTCAGCTAAAACCAGGATATAACCTGCAGTTTAGCACACAAAATCAATTCATTGTAAATTATTCAAACCATAATAATCCAACCGATACAAAAACCTTTATACCTCATATGAAAGAGGTTCAACAGTTGTATCCAGACAAACTAAACAGCGTATGTGCAGATTCCGGTTATGGGTCTGAGGAGAATTATGAATTTCTTGAAGCGGAAGGATTAACCTCTTTTGTGAAATACAATTACTTTCATAAAGAACAAAAGAAGGGAGCCAAAACTTATTGCGAGTTTCACCCCAACAATTTATTCTACGACTCTAAACAGGATATTTACTACTGCCCAATGGGACAAGTAATGAATCTTAAGAAGATAAAAAAGGAAAAAAGCCAAGCCGGTCATTTTAAGACAATCCATGTTTATCAAGCTCAAAACTGTAACGGATGCCCACTTAGGGGGATGTGTCACAAAGCAAAAGGTAATCGAACGATTCAGATCAATCACCGACTCAACGAATTAAGAAGTAAAGCACGAGAACATTTAACCTCAGAAGAAGGATTGAAGCACAGGAGTCAAAGACCGGTTGATGTAGAGGCCGCTTTTGGTAACCTTAAACACAATAAAGGATTTAAACGATTTTTACTTCGTGGCAAAGAAAAAGTAGAAATCGAAATGGGATTATTGGCTCTAGCCATAAATCTTAAGAAAATGAATAGTAGAAAAGTGGCCTAA
- a CDS encoding GTP-binding protein — protein MSEKSAGYLDMELLRFTTAGSVDDGKSTLIGRLLYDSKAIFEDQMEAIEISSKKRGDEEVDLALLTDGLRAEREQGITIDVAYRYFATPKRKFIIADTPGHIQYTRNMVTGASTANAALILVDARNGVIEQTLRHSYIANLLQIPHIIVCINKMDLVDFSQETYERIKADYQKMVVDKLNIKDVRFIPISAKLGDNVVDASTKMDWYSGTPLLDLLENIKIVDDRNHGDSRLPVQYVIRPQSDEFHDYRGYAGRVASGVFHPGDKVRILPSGIETTIEAIDSFSGEQEVAFTPQSVTLRLSDNIDISRGDMIVDANNVPNVSQEFEAMLCWMNERAMMPRGKYTIKHTTNETRCMILDVKFKVNVDTLDEVTDDKVVGLNDIACVSFKAAKPLFFDSYKKNRLTGSFILIDEGTNETVAAGMIL, from the coding sequence ATGTCAGAAAAATCAGCAGGATATTTAGATATGGAGCTTTTACGATTCACCACTGCAGGAAGTGTTGATGACGGTAAGAGTACCCTTATTGGAAGATTATTATATGATAGCAAAGCTATTTTCGAAGATCAAATGGAAGCTATCGAAATCAGCAGTAAAAAAAGAGGCGATGAAGAAGTCGACCTTGCTTTACTAACCGACGGTTTAAGAGCCGAACGTGAACAAGGAATTACTATTGATGTTGCCTACCGTTACTTTGCAACCCCGAAACGAAAGTTTATTATCGCCGATACTCCGGGACACATTCAGTATACCCGCAACATGGTTACCGGTGCGTCTACCGCTAATGCTGCATTAATTTTGGTTGATGCACGTAATGGTGTAATTGAACAAACGCTTCGTCATTCATACATAGCCAACTTATTGCAAATACCGCATATTATTGTGTGTATCAATAAAATGGATCTGGTTGATTTTTCTCAAGAAACTTACGAAAGAATTAAGGCCGATTACCAGAAAATGGTTGTTGATAAATTGAATATTAAAGATGTTCGTTTTATTCCTATTTCGGCAAAATTGGGTGATAATGTGGTTGATGCATCAACGAAAATGGATTGGTATTCTGGTACGCCATTGTTGGATTTATTAGAAAACATTAAAATTGTTGATGATCGTAATCATGGAGACTCAAGACTACCTGTGCAGTATGTAATCCGTCCGCAATCTGACGAGTTTCACGATTACCGTGGATATGCGGGTAGGGTCGCAAGTGGGGTTTTTCATCCTGGCGATAAGGTTCGGATTTTGCCTTCGGGAATTGAAACAACTATTGAGGCAATTGATTCTTTTAGCGGGGAACAAGAGGTTGCTTTTACTCCTCAATCAGTAACATTACGATTAAGTGACAATATTGATATTTCAAGAGGGGATATGATTGTTGATGCGAATAATGTACCGAATGTAAGTCAGGAATTTGAAGCAATGCTTTGCTGGATGAACGAACGGGCCATGATGCCCCGTGGAAAATATACAATTAAGCATACTACCAACGAAACCCGTTGTATGATTCTGGATGTGAAATTTAAGGTAAATGTAGATACTTTGGATGAAGTAACAGATGATAAAGTGGTAGGATTAAATGATATAGCATGTGTATCTTTTAAAGCTGCAAAACCATTGTTTTTCGATTCGTACAAAAAGAACCGCTTAACGGGAAGTTTTATTCTTATTGATGAAGGAACCAATGAAACGGTTGCTGCTGGTATGATCTTATAA
- the cysD gene encoding sulfate adenylyltransferase subunit CysD yields MKEYNINHLRELEAESIFVIREVAAQFENPVMLFSGGKDSIIMFHLARKAFAPAKVPFAMMHIDTGHNFAETIEFRDMLMEKTGTRIIVRYVQDSIDQGKVAEETGFNASRNKLQTVTLLDGIEDLKIDCAMGGGRRDEEKARAKERFFSHRDEFGQWDPKNQRPELWNLFNGKKNMGEHFRVFPISNWTEMDVWQYIYLENIEIPNLYFSHEREVFQRNGTLLAKSDCIPMRPGEKTEKRIVRFRTIGDATCTGAVESKADTLEEIIEEVAATRTTERGTRADDRRSEAAMEDRKKEGYF; encoded by the coding sequence ATGAAGGAATACAATATTAATCATTTAAGAGAACTGGAGGCTGAATCTATTTTTGTGATTCGTGAAGTTGCTGCTCAATTTGAAAATCCGGTCATGTTATTTTCCGGAGGAAAAGATTCTATTATCATGTTTCATTTGGCTCGTAAGGCTTTTGCACCTGCGAAAGTACCATTTGCAATGATGCATATAGATACAGGACATAATTTTGCAGAAACCATCGAGTTTCGAGATATGTTGATGGAGAAAACAGGAACTCGTATCATTGTGCGTTACGTTCAGGATTCTATTGATCAGGGAAAAGTTGCAGAAGAAACTGGATTTAATGCTAGTAGAAATAAGTTGCAAACAGTTACTCTTTTAGATGGTATCGAGGATTTAAAGATAGATTGTGCAATGGGCGGTGGTCGTCGCGATGAGGAAAAAGCCAGAGCTAAAGAACGTTTTTTCTCTCATAGGGATGAGTTTGGTCAGTGGGATCCAAAAAATCAGCGTCCTGAATTGTGGAATTTGTTTAACGGGAAGAAAAATATGGGAGAGCATTTTAGAGTGTTTCCTATTTCGAATTGGACCGAAATGGATGTGTGGCAATACATTTACCTTGAAAATATTGAAATTCCTAATTTGTATTTTTCTCACGAACGTGAAGTTTTTCAAAGAAATGGAACGCTTTTAGCGAAAAGCGATTGCATACCCATGCGGCCAGGCGAAAAGACAGAGAAAAGAATTGTTAGATTCCGAACCATTGGAGATGCTACATGTACAGGAGCTGTTGAATCGAAAGCTGATACTCTAGAGGAAATTATCGAAGAAGTTGCAGCTACAAGAACAACCGAGCGTGGAACAAGAGCTGATGATAGAAGGTCGGAAGCTGCGATGGAAGATCGTAAGAAAGAAGGATATTTTTAA
- the cysC gene encoding adenylyl-sulfate kinase: protein MTTKATNIHPVFDRILGREDKEGFLNQNSKVIWMTGLSGSGKTTIAIGLEKELQKRGFLTQILDGDNIRTGINKNLGFSEEDRTENIRRIAEVSKLFLNCGIITINCFVSPTIDIRDVAKETIGEEDFLEVYVNASYKVCEERDVKGLYKKARNGEIKNFTGLDSPFEPPENPFLEIKTSEMTPEESVEKVVNAILPQLIRN, encoded by the coding sequence ATGACCACAAAAGCAACAAATATCCATCCTGTGTTTGATCGGATTTTAGGAAGGGAAGATAAAGAAGGGTTTTTAAATCAAAATTCTAAGGTTATTTGGATGACTGGACTTTCCGGATCAGGTAAAACCACTATTGCTATTGGATTGGAAAAGGAACTTCAGAAGAGAGGTTTTTTGACTCAAATTCTAGATGGAGATAACATTCGGACAGGAATAAATAAAAATTTAGGCTTCTCGGAAGAAGACAGAACTGAAAATATCAGACGTATTGCTGAGGTGTCTAAGTTGTTTTTGAATTGTGGTATCATTACAATTAATTGTTTTGTGAGTCCTACTATTGACATTAGGGATGTTGCAAAGGAAACAATTGGGGAAGAGGATTTTTTAGAGGTGTATGTAAATGCATCTTATAAAGTATGTGAGGAGAGGGATGTAAAAGGATTGTATAAGAAAGCCAGAAATGGAGAAATTAAAAATTTTACAGGTCTTGATTCTCCTTTTGAGCCACCTGAGAATCCGTTTTTAGAAATCAAAACCTCTGAAATGACACCTGAGGAGTCGGTAGAAAAAGTTGTGAATGCAATTTTACCTCAGTTAATAAGAAATTAG
- a CDS encoding SDR family oxidoreductase has protein sequence MSYNLLKGKKGIVFGALNEMSIAWKVAELAVAEGAEIVLTNTLVSIRMGTIDELAKKCNAQVIPADATSPEDLEVLFTKSMEILGGKIDFVLHSIGMSPNVRKGLAYDELNYEYLKKTLDISAISFHKVLQTAKKLDAIAEWGSVVALSYAAAQRTMYEYNDMADAKSMLESIARSFGYIYGREKSVRINTISQSPTMTTAGSGVKGFNSLIDFSERMSPLGNATAEECANYCITLFSDLTKKVTMQNLFHDGGFSSMGMSYRAMSQYNKSFDPCDCKE, from the coding sequence ATGTCGTATAATTTATTAAAAGGGAAAAAAGGGATTGTTTTTGGTGCCTTGAATGAAATGTCTATTGCATGGAAAGTTGCAGAACTAGCCGTGGCAGAAGGAGCTGAGATTGTTTTAACAAATACTCTTGTTTCCATCCGAATGGGTACAATTGATGAATTGGCTAAAAAATGTAATGCTCAGGTAATTCCTGCTGATGCTACCAGTCCTGAGGATTTGGAAGTGTTGTTTACAAAATCGATGGAGATTTTGGGTGGTAAAATTGATTTCGTTCTTCACTCAATCGGTATGTCGCCAAATGTTCGAAAAGGACTTGCTTACGATGAATTGAATTACGAGTACTTGAAAAAAACATTGGATATTTCGGCTATTTCATTTCACAAAGTGCTGCAAACAGCTAAAAAACTTGATGCAATCGCTGAGTGGGGATCTGTAGTTGCTCTATCTTATGCAGCGGCACAAAGAACAATGTACGAATACAACGATATGGCTGATGCTAAATCGATGCTGGAATCGATCGCCAGAAGTTTTGGATATATTTACGGACGCGAAAAAAGTGTTCGTATCAATACCATTTCTCAATCACCAACAATGACTACTGCTGGTAGCGGAGTTAAAGGATTCAATTCTTTGATTGATTTTTCGGAGCGAATGTCACCTTTAGGGAATGCTACAGCTGAAGAATGTGCTAATTATTGTATCACTTTGTTCTCTGATTTAACGAAGAAAGTTACCATGCAGAATTTATTTCACGATGGAGGTTTTTCAAGTATGGGCATGAGTTATAGAGCTATGAGCCAATACAATAAGAGTTTTGATCCTTGTGATTGTAAAGAATAA
- the recN gene encoding DNA repair protein RecN, with protein sequence MLQSISIQNYALITKLDIEFSDGFSVITGETGSGKSILLGALSLVLGQRAEVNVLKDKEQKCIIESSFSIERYQLEKFFADNELDYEKETLLRREILPNGKSRAFVNDSPVSVKILKELGFRLIDVHSQNQNLVIGSFEYQVGIVDTYAGNSEILKKYQECFDKFQKLKQELRKQEELAAKEKADLDYFQFQLEQLLDAKLVAGEQVEMEAELETLTHAEEIKSGLVKAYENLSEGEFPIVIQLKEARNAIAQIKNVFSDAESFFERLESAYIELNDLAQELDRSNESVELDPSRIEFLNQKLDAVYSLQQKHHVNSVEELIQIREELIQKVDKIVSGDDFIEDLKKQLKTQEELVLKSAEKLTDSRVKVIPAIEKTIVSQLVQLGIPNANFKISTQIKEDFQYLGRDYLSFLFSANKNGQIEEVQRVASGGELSRLMLSIKYLISSSTALPSIVFDEIDTGVSGEIAAKMGTMMNKMAENIQVISITHLPQIAGKGKNHYKVYKADDELETYSNIVLLDQQSRIEELAKMLSGADLTQAALENAKVLLSN encoded by the coding sequence ATGCTTCAATCCATATCAATTCAGAATTATGCTTTAATTACAAAGCTGGATATTGAATTTTCAGATGGTTTCTCAGTAATAACGGGAGAAACAGGTTCTGGTAAGTCAATACTTTTAGGAGCCTTGTCCTTAGTTTTAGGTCAAAGAGCGGAGGTGAATGTGCTTAAGGATAAAGAACAAAAGTGCATAATTGAAAGTTCATTTTCAATTGAAAGATATCAATTGGAGAAGTTTTTTGCCGACAATGAATTGGATTACGAAAAGGAAACTCTGCTGCGAAGAGAAATTCTTCCTAATGGCAAGAGCCGGGCTTTTGTGAACGATTCTCCTGTAAGTGTAAAAATTTTAAAAGAGTTAGGTTTTCGCCTGATTGATGTGCACAGCCAAAATCAGAATTTAGTGATTGGAAGTTTCGAATATCAGGTAGGCATTGTAGATACTTATGCAGGCAATTCGGAGATCTTAAAAAAGTATCAGGAGTGTTTTGATAAATTTCAAAAGCTAAAACAGGAGCTTCGTAAACAGGAAGAATTAGCCGCTAAGGAAAAAGCTGATTTGGATTATTTTCAGTTTCAATTGGAGCAATTGCTCGATGCAAAGTTAGTCGCCGGGGAACAGGTTGAAATGGAAGCTGAGTTGGAAACTCTGACTCATGCCGAGGAAATTAAGTCGGGTTTGGTTAAAGCGTATGAAAATTTGTCGGAAGGTGAATTTCCGATTGTTATACAGCTGAAAGAGGCACGGAACGCAATTGCTCAAATCAAAAACGTATTTTCAGATGCTGAAAGTTTCTTTGAGCGATTGGAGAGTGCATATATAGAATTGAATGATCTGGCACAGGAATTAGATCGAAGTAATGAATCTGTTGAATTGGATCCTTCACGAATTGAATTTTTAAATCAGAAATTAGATGCTGTTTATTCCTTACAGCAGAAGCATCATGTAAATTCTGTTGAAGAATTAATTCAAATCCGGGAAGAATTGATACAAAAAGTGGATAAAATTGTTTCTGGTGATGATTTCATTGAAGATTTGAAGAAGCAATTGAAAACGCAGGAGGAATTGGTTCTTAAATCAGCTGAAAAGCTTACAGATAGTAGGGTAAAGGTGATTCCTGCTATCGAGAAAACAATAGTTTCCCAGCTTGTTCAGCTCGGAATTCCCAATGCAAATTTTAAGATTTCGACACAGATTAAAGAAGATTTTCAGTATTTGGGACGTGATTATTTAAGCTTTCTGTTTAGTGCGAATAAGAATGGTCAGATAGAGGAAGTGCAAAGGGTTGCTTCAGGGGGAGAGTTGTCTCGTCTGATGTTGAGTATCAAGTATTTAATCTCATCATCAACCGCATTGCCATCCATCGTTTTTGATGAAATTGATACGGGAGTTTCCGGTGAAATTGCAGCTAAAATGGGAACTATGATGAATAAAATGGCAGAAAATATTCAGGTAATCAGTATCACTCATCTTCCTCAGATAGCAGGGAAAGGTAAAAATCATTATAAGGTTTATAAGGCAGATGATGAGTTGGAAACCTATTCAAATATTGTACTTCTCGACCAACAAAGCAGAATAGAAGAGCTTGCTAAAATGCTAAGTGGAGCAGACCTCACACAGGCAGCTTTGGAGAATGCTAAGGTACTGTTATCTAATTGA
- a CDS encoding DUF4835 family protein encodes MRKLIVLLFSFIISIPLFSQELRCNVQVVSQQIQGTNKQVFRTLQTSVYEFMNTTRWTDHVYSYDERIECTILINLTNQISADEFKGTVQVQVSRPVYNSSYNSVLLNFKDDDVQFKYVEYEALEFNEATTPSSLTALLSYYAYIVLGLDYDTYSMDGGSVYYAKAEEIVNKMQNSNVKGWKAFESRKNRYWLVENILNNAYSPVRECLYRYHRLGLDNMAERLTESRAEIAESLRLLQKAYRAKPGSFILQIFFDAKADELVNIFSESFTDEKKRVFNILSEIDPANISKYNKIIGQKEK; translated from the coding sequence ATGCGAAAACTCATTGTATTGCTATTTTCTTTTATCATCTCTATTCCTTTGTTTTCTCAGGAGTTAAGGTGCAATGTTCAGGTTGTGAGTCAGCAAATTCAGGGAACCAATAAGCAGGTATTTAGAACACTTCAGACTTCGGTTTACGAGTTTATGAATACCACCAGATGGACAGATCATGTTTATAGTTACGATGAGAGAATAGAATGTACAATTCTAATTAATTTGACCAATCAAATATCGGCTGATGAGTTCAAAGGAACTGTTCAGGTTCAGGTTAGCCGACCAGTATACAATTCATCTTATAATAGTGTATTGCTAAATTTTAAAGATGATGATGTACAGTTTAAGTATGTAGAGTATGAAGCGTTGGAGTTTAACGAGGCAACTACGCCTTCCAGTTTAACTGCATTGTTGTCGTACTATGCTTATATTGTTTTAGGTTTGGATTACGACACCTATTCTATGGATGGTGGGAGTGTTTACTACGCAAAAGCCGAGGAGATTGTAAATAAGATGCAAAATTCAAATGTAAAAGGCTGGAAGGCTTTTGAAAGTAGAAAAAACAGATATTGGTTAGTCGAGAATATATTAAACAATGCATATAGTCCTGTTCGCGAGTGTTTATATCGTTATCATCGTTTGGGCTTGGATAATATGGCAGAGCGTTTAACTGAATCCAGAGCCGAAATAGCCGAAAGTTTGCGTTTGCTTCAGAAAGCATATAGAGCAAAACCAGGATCATTTATTCTTCAAATATTTTTTGATGCAAAAGCAGATGAGTTGGTGAATATTTTTTCAGAATCTTTCACGGATGAAAAGAAAAGAGTTTTTAATATCCTCAGCGAAATAGATCCTGCCAATATTTCAAAATATAATAAAATAATAGGGCAAAAAGAGAAGTAA